Proteins from a single region of Gordonia hongkongensis:
- a CDS encoding oxygenase MpaB family protein, translating to MDAAAVTGARNWEAVRERHPAIVERLEAGLTQGDPLADTVIVEARERGISFSTLVALLEEHTSAEEETDVEHLEMPASMTHLLQVASAPPPWFDPAWAEAGARAWWRFGTLQSSTLYQSLIYGFKAQGFVRPLVATGRLGSGTRDRVESTARWVAEATTPGSMLPGRPGWVATLRIRLLHAYIRDVLRHPPGGDPTDDAGAWDEGEWGAPINQTYAVMTISCGFLALPLVVARDFGIHYSSAECEAITHLWRWIGWVIGVDDDLLPPSYERRANCSVSQANSSCSPTIRRRC from the coding sequence ATGGACGCGGCAGCGGTGACCGGGGCACGCAATTGGGAGGCCGTCCGAGAACGGCATCCCGCCATCGTCGAGCGCCTCGAGGCGGGTCTGACGCAGGGTGATCCGCTCGCCGACACGGTGATCGTCGAGGCCAGAGAACGCGGAATCTCTTTCTCCACACTGGTCGCGCTCTTGGAAGAGCACACCTCCGCCGAGGAGGAGACCGATGTCGAACACCTCGAGATGCCCGCCTCGATGACGCATCTGTTGCAGGTCGCGAGCGCCCCACCTCCGTGGTTCGACCCGGCCTGGGCGGAGGCCGGCGCCCGCGCCTGGTGGCGGTTCGGCACGTTGCAGTCGTCGACGCTGTATCAGTCGCTGATCTACGGGTTCAAGGCGCAGGGATTCGTCCGTCCGCTGGTGGCCACCGGCCGGCTGGGATCGGGGACACGTGATCGAGTCGAGTCGACGGCCCGCTGGGTCGCCGAGGCGACCACGCCCGGATCGATGCTCCCGGGCCGTCCCGGTTGGGTTGCAACGCTTCGTATTCGGCTGCTACATGCCTACATCCGCGACGTCCTGCGGCACCCGCCCGGCGGCGATCCGACGGACGACGCCGGGGCCTGGGACGAAGGGGAGTGGGGCGCACCCATCAACCAGACGTATGCCGTGATGACCATCTCGTGCGGCTTCCTGGCTCTACCTCTCGTCGTCGCACGGGATTTCGGGATCCACTACAGCAGTGCGGAATGTGAGGCGATCACGCATCTGTGGCGCTGGATCGGCTGGGTCATCGGGGTCGACGACGACCTCCTGCCGCCGAGTTACGAGCGTCGAGCGAATTGTTCCGTATCGCAGGCGAATTCGAGCTGCAGCCCGACGATTCGTCGAAGGTGCTGA
- a CDS encoding SDR family NAD(P)-dependent oxidoreductase — protein MLEFGKTRGADVGGRIAIVTGGGSGIGAALTRALVTRGAHVTCADIALPAAQRVTDSLSGGPGTARAVQLDVTDAAAVQRVVDEVVAEWGRLDLMFNNAGITWGGPTEMLTPEQWDAIIDVNIRGVVHGVAAAYPVMIEQRSGHIVNTASMAGLVAAGLITSYVMTKHAVVGLSLALRTEAAGRGVNVLAVCPSAVETPILDKGSVGGFVGRSYYLASQGSSTAYDADRLARDTLAAIERNQPLLVVPRRSRITWRVQRLAPGLTNRLAAQFIDRQRAELRPEG, from the coding sequence GTGCTGGAATTCGGGAAGACGCGCGGAGCAGATGTCGGGGGCAGGATCGCGATCGTGACCGGGGGCGGGTCCGGTATCGGGGCCGCGCTCACGCGCGCGCTGGTGACCCGGGGAGCCCACGTCACCTGCGCGGACATCGCCCTACCCGCGGCGCAGCGGGTGACGGACTCCTTGTCCGGTGGGCCGGGCACCGCACGGGCGGTGCAACTGGATGTGACGGATGCTGCCGCTGTGCAGCGGGTGGTCGACGAGGTCGTCGCCGAGTGGGGGCGCCTGGATCTGATGTTCAACAACGCAGGGATCACCTGGGGTGGTCCGACCGAGATGCTGACGCCGGAACAATGGGACGCGATCATCGACGTCAACATCCGGGGCGTCGTGCACGGGGTCGCGGCCGCGTACCCGGTGATGATCGAGCAGCGTTCCGGACACATCGTCAACACGGCGTCGATGGCCGGGCTCGTCGCCGCCGGACTGATCACGAGCTACGTGATGACCAAACATGCGGTCGTGGGGCTGTCGCTCGCACTACGGACCGAGGCTGCGGGCCGCGGGGTGAACGTGCTGGCGGTGTGTCCCTCGGCAGTGGAGACCCCGATCCTGGACAAGGGATCGGTCGGCGGATTCGTCGGTCGCTCTTATTATCTGGCGAGTCAGGGTTCGTCGACCGCGTACGACGCCGACCGCCTTGCCCGGGACACGCTCGCCGCCATCGAGCGGAATCAACCACTGCTGGTCGTCCCGCGTCGATCCCGGATCACCTGGCGCGTCCAGCGATTGGCGCCCGGCCTCACGAATCGGCTTGCCGCGCAATTCATCGATCGGCAACGCGCGGAGTTGCGGCCGGAGGGTTAA
- a CDS encoding MMPL family transporter: protein MLVRLTRLVISMPKRVLLGALILLVVCGAYGATAAEHLLAGGYSDPNSGSARAERTLDETFNRGGVQVVLKLDGPDGVDVSRDPTARAVGEDIVADLNRNQYVQDQILSVWANPALDSALVSRDRTSTLIIASLDGGEDSAPGHAEEIAAALAGDRDGITVQVGGQGMVFAQVNDQTASDLLVAEAIAIPITFIVLIFIFGGLLAAAVPVGIGIVSIILTFALLRAIGSVTDVSVFALNLTTALGLALAIDYTLLILTRYREEVGHGLSRPDAIVRTLATAGRTVAFSAVTVALSLSALVLFPQYFLRSFAFAGLGVVVVAAVSALVLTPAVLMLLGDRIDAFDARKPLRRLLRLPPARPVEPEDTWWYRLVQWVLRHALPVAAVVTVFLLVLGAPFLSMKLGFPDDRVLPESASAHAIQQEIRDDYEDDLSAAVTVVVRGPVDDAALADYTRALSTVGDVNSVGSSAGTFVRGAPAAPGSPDDTRGDVHVLQVSTDRDPMSESGIAQLDELRAVPPPAGTETLFSGLAAATDDTVGSIYAHLPWVLGLIAIATFVLLFLFTGSVVLPLKALVLNILSLSATFGAMVWFFQEGHLGGLGTTATGTLSATMPVLLFCVAFGLSMDYEVFLLGRIREEWLRSDRTRGATDHAVALGLARTGRVITAAALLMSIVFAAIAASEVSFMRMFGVGLTLAVLMDATIIRMFLVPAFMRLAGRANWWAPGPLRRLHDRIGLSEEAPEVGRPEKAAPDTAPTRV from the coding sequence ATGCTGGTCAGATTGACACGGCTGGTCATATCCATGCCCAAACGAGTGCTGCTGGGTGCACTCATCCTGCTGGTGGTGTGCGGCGCGTACGGCGCCACCGCGGCCGAACATCTGCTGGCCGGAGGGTACAGCGATCCGAACTCGGGGTCGGCGCGGGCGGAGAGAACGCTCGACGAGACGTTCAACCGCGGCGGGGTCCAGGTCGTGCTCAAACTGGACGGTCCCGACGGAGTCGACGTCTCCCGCGACCCGACGGCCCGGGCGGTCGGTGAGGACATCGTCGCCGACCTGAATCGCAATCAGTACGTGCAGGACCAGATTTTGTCGGTGTGGGCCAATCCGGCGCTCGACTCCGCGCTCGTCAGTCGCGACCGGACGTCGACGCTGATCATCGCCTCGCTCGACGGTGGCGAGGATTCGGCGCCGGGGCACGCCGAGGAGATCGCCGCGGCCCTGGCCGGTGACCGCGACGGGATCACCGTGCAGGTCGGCGGTCAAGGAATGGTCTTCGCACAGGTCAACGATCAGACCGCGTCCGATCTCCTCGTCGCCGAGGCCATCGCGATCCCGATCACGTTCATCGTGTTGATCTTCATCTTCGGCGGATTGCTCGCCGCGGCCGTCCCGGTCGGCATCGGCATCGTCTCGATCATCCTCACCTTCGCGCTGCTCCGGGCGATCGGATCGGTCACCGACGTCTCGGTCTTCGCGCTCAACCTCACCACCGCACTGGGTCTCGCGCTCGCGATCGACTACACGCTGCTGATCCTGACGCGCTACCGGGAAGAGGTCGGACACGGTCTGAGCCGGCCCGACGCGATCGTCCGGACCCTGGCCACGGCCGGGCGGACGGTCGCCTTCTCCGCGGTGACCGTCGCCCTGTCGCTCAGCGCGCTCGTGCTGTTCCCGCAGTACTTCCTGCGCAGCTTCGCCTTCGCGGGTCTCGGCGTCGTGGTCGTGGCCGCGGTGTCGGCGCTCGTGCTCACGCCGGCCGTGCTCATGCTCCTCGGTGATCGCATCGACGCGTTCGATGCCCGGAAGCCACTCCGGCGCCTGCTTCGGCTGCCGCCGGCGCGGCCCGTCGAACCCGAGGACACCTGGTGGTACCGGCTCGTCCAGTGGGTGCTGCGCCACGCCTTGCCGGTCGCCGCGGTCGTCACGGTTTTCCTACTGGTACTCGGTGCGCCGTTCCTGTCGATGAAACTGGGGTTCCCCGACGACCGGGTGCTCCCCGAGTCGGCGAGCGCCCACGCGATCCAGCAGGAGATCCGAGACGACTACGAGGACGACCTGTCCGCAGCGGTCACCGTCGTCGTGCGGGGGCCGGTGGACGATGCGGCCCTGGCCGACTACACCCGCGCCCTGTCGACGGTCGGAGATGTCAACTCCGTAGGGTCGTCGGCCGGGACGTTCGTCCGGGGTGCGCCGGCCGCACCGGGCAGCCCGGACGACACCCGGGGCGACGTACACGTCCTGCAGGTGTCGACCGACCGCGACCCGATGAGCGAGTCGGGGATCGCCCAGCTCGACGAGCTGCGGGCGGTGCCGCCGCCGGCGGGAACGGAGACCCTGTTCAGCGGGCTCGCCGCCGCCACCGACGACACCGTCGGGTCGATCTACGCGCATCTGCCGTGGGTGCTCGGACTGATCGCGATCGCGACGTTCGTGCTGCTGTTCCTGTTCACCGGGAGCGTCGTGTTGCCGCTGAAGGCGCTCGTCCTCAACATCCTGTCGCTGTCGGCGACGTTTGGCGCGATGGTCTGGTTCTTCCAGGAAGGGCACCTCGGAGGTTTGGGGACCACCGCGACGGGCACCCTCAGCGCGACCATGCCGGTGCTGCTGTTCTGCGTGGCGTTCGGCCTGTCGATGGACTACGAGGTGTTCCTGTTGGGACGGATCCGCGAGGAGTGGTTGCGATCGGACCGGACGCGGGGGGCCACCGACCATGCCGTGGCCCTGGGCTTGGCCCGGACCGGCCGGGTCATCACGGCCGCGGCACTGCTGATGAGCATCGTCTTCGCCGCCATCGCGGCGTCGGAGGTCTCGTTCATGCGGATGTTCGGGGTCGGTCTCACCCTGGCGGTCCTGATGGACGCGACGATCATCCGCATGTTCCTCGTCCCCGCCTTCATGCGGCTGGCCGGGCGGGCGAACTGGTGGGCGCCGGGTCCGCTGCGACGGCTACATGATCGGATCGGGTTGTCCGAGGAGGCCCCGGAGGTCGGGCGTCCCGAGAAAGCGGCGCCGGACACCGCGCCGACGAGGGTCTGA
- a CDS encoding TetR/AcrR family transcriptional regulator, whose product MTTRRRARSPRGSGENLAEEIIEAAGELLVENGDDTAMSIRAVANRVGVTPPSIYLHFADKEALLDAVCARYFERLDDEMAAASEGVDDAFRRALNQGMAYVRFAVATPVLYRVAFGKPTSAGHPSKVDEVLAASAYSRFAGTVTELADEGVFDHAEIADIVLEFWAAAHGIASLMLAKPGLAWGDDFARAEAMLTAMCLGRASLATDGGIDQTAVGRRLRSLRDRVN is encoded by the coding sequence GTGACGACACGTAGACGAGCGAGATCACCGCGCGGGTCCGGAGAGAACCTCGCGGAGGAGATCATCGAGGCGGCCGGCGAGCTGCTGGTGGAGAACGGTGACGACACCGCGATGTCGATCCGTGCGGTCGCCAACCGGGTCGGTGTCACACCGCCGTCGATCTACCTGCACTTCGCCGACAAGGAAGCCCTGCTCGACGCCGTGTGCGCGCGCTACTTCGAGCGTCTCGACGACGAGATGGCGGCCGCGTCGGAGGGCGTCGACGACGCCTTCCGGCGCGCACTCAACCAGGGGATGGCCTACGTACGCTTCGCCGTCGCCACCCCGGTGCTCTACCGGGTGGCGTTCGGCAAGCCCACCTCCGCGGGGCATCCGTCGAAGGTCGACGAGGTACTCGCCGCCAGTGCGTACTCGCGGTTCGCCGGAACCGTCACCGAGCTGGCCGACGAAGGGGTGTTCGATCACGCCGAGATCGCCGACATCGTTCTCGAGTTCTGGGCCGCCGCCCACGGGATCGCGTCGCTGATGCTCGCCAAACCGGGTCTCGCCTGGGGGGACGACTTCGCGCGTGCGGAAGCCATGCTCACCGCCATGTGCCTGGGCCGGGCCTCGCTCGCGACCGACGGCGGTATCGATCAGACCGCAGTGGGCCGCCGGTTGAGGTCGCTGCGCGACCGGGTGAACTGA
- a CDS encoding Bax inhibitor-1/YccA family membrane protein, whose protein sequence is MRESSNPVMRGVVRDNQSGYAGFGAGMAGAGAAANQFGQATDPYTQPAPPATRQLTIDDVVTKTAITLGVLTLAAAATYFAISSRATEAAQAALATPLMLVGAIAGLVLVLVASFGRKQDNPAIVLAYAAFEGLFVGAISFVFANWAVAGDTSAGALIGQAVLGTFGVFFGMLFVYKVGAIRVTPRFTRMLFAGMIGVLVLMLGNLVIGLFTGEAGVLRDGGPIAIIFSLVCIALAAFSFLLDFDAADRLIRAGAPDRAAWGVALGLTVTLVWLYVEILRLLTYFNSD, encoded by the coding sequence GTGCGAGAAAGCAGCAATCCGGTGATGCGCGGCGTGGTCCGCGACAATCAATCCGGATACGCGGGTTTCGGGGCCGGCATGGCCGGCGCCGGCGCCGCGGCCAACCAGTTCGGTCAGGCCACTGACCCCTACACCCAGCCGGCACCGCCGGCCACTCGTCAGCTCACGATCGACGACGTCGTCACCAAGACCGCGATCACGCTCGGAGTGCTGACGCTGGCCGCCGCTGCCACGTACTTCGCGATCAGCAGCCGCGCCACCGAGGCCGCCCAGGCGGCTCTCGCCACGCCGCTGATGCTGGTCGGCGCCATCGCCGGTCTCGTTCTCGTCCTCGTGGCGAGCTTCGGTCGCAAGCAGGACAACCCGGCCATCGTGCTGGCCTACGCCGCGTTCGAGGGCCTCTTCGTCGGTGCCATCTCGTTCGTGTTCGCGAACTGGGCGGTCGCCGGTGACACCTCGGCCGGTGCGCTGATCGGACAGGCAGTCCTCGGCACCTTCGGTGTGTTCTTCGGCATGCTGTTCGTGTACAAGGTCGGCGCCATCCGCGTGACGCCGCGATTCACCCGCATGCTGTTCGCTGGCATGATCGGTGTCCTGGTCCTGATGCTCGGCAACCTGGTCATCGGTCTGTTCACCGGTGAGGCCGGAGTCCTGCGCGACGGTGGCCCGATCGCCATCATCTTCTCGCTGGTCTGCATCGCCCTCGCCGCGTTCAGCTTCCTGCTGGACTTCGACGCCGCGGATCGCCTGATCCGCGCCGGCGCACCCGACCGGGCCGCCTGGGGCGTGGCACTCGGCCTGACCGTCACCCTGGTCTGGCTGTACGTCGAGATCCTGCGTCTGCTGACC